A single Filimonas effusa DNA region contains:
- a CDS encoding outer membrane beta-barrel protein, with amino-acid sequence MRKIAIALAFTLFVLLVHAQQPDTVNQISKKNSLGLIVGNLIDTPAGQAVMYATIRLQQLADTNRQKTVVSDKNGAFEFNKIELGYYRLKITAIGYNPLILDSIHLREERYDFNLGDLKISAPGTQLAEVIVYAEKPLIENTDGKITYNVGQSALSDGSSTSEILKNMPLVSNDPEGKILLRGKEPKILIDDKPVELSGDQLQDLLESLPGGSVEKIELMMNPPPEYATEQGGVINIVTKKGKIGWIGRITLAGGTRGEGNLSANVSYRSKKLAFTAVAGTAASQVKGNSYSRRENIYADSSNYLNTDAGFTNKNLRPNLRLQLDYEFDKHHSFSGVYQGNLNSFDNNSLTTYANKNRFLDTTRLSTRNSATDGLGYNNSVTVTYQYKGDNPAEKLRVIIGTNLNRNDNNRNYFQRFYFNDFTPNGNDSMQEQHTLNNSDNYNIRIDYNRPVFNQGSAITTGATYSSAQTHNVLETEFLRQSDGTMVPNDGLSNDFYFHQKIFTVRAGFTIALPAKWKIISGVQAEQTSLDFNFIEGNTPAVSNSYWKLMPNFTVRKEFDKTLNTSLVYRAAIRRPGIGQLNPSIDYSDPYNIRFGNPYLDASIADNFDWNISYIKGKYYINGSAGFNNIKDVFNSIRTLVGDGKTQTTYRNISNRKEYEASVWGGYTISKQLRINTSVGYTYNVYDQMGKELYKYRDGGSFYSTLNYNYTPTSLLRFEGNARFNSFADPQGRARSNVSLNLGVQRKFFDKRLIMQLNVIDPFASQKYTTFTYGPNFFLESFRASRTRNFKLTVTYQLNKMVQRKISDKEMKAAVDRVRQKS; translated from the coding sequence GTGAGAAAAATTGCTATTGCCCTTGCCTTTACACTTTTTGTGTTGCTTGTTCATGCCCAGCAGCCGGATACGGTAAACCAGATCTCTAAGAAAAATAGTCTTGGCCTCATTGTAGGCAACCTTATCGATACCCCGGCAGGACAAGCGGTTATGTATGCGACCATCAGGCTGCAGCAGCTGGCCGATACCAACAGGCAAAAAACTGTGGTGAGCGATAAAAATGGTGCTTTCGAGTTCAATAAAATAGAATTAGGCTATTACCGGCTGAAAATTACCGCTATTGGTTACAACCCGCTTATCCTCGATAGCATTCATCTGCGTGAAGAACGTTACGATTTTAATCTTGGCGACCTTAAAATAAGTGCGCCGGGCACGCAGCTGGCAGAGGTGATCGTATATGCCGAAAAGCCGCTGATCGAAAATACCGATGGCAAGATCACTTATAATGTTGGCCAGAGTGCGCTCAGCGATGGCTCTTCCACTTCCGAGATCCTCAAAAACATGCCACTCGTAAGCAACGATCCCGAAGGTAAGATCTTACTGCGTGGCAAAGAGCCTAAGATCCTCATTGACGATAAACCTGTTGAATTAAGTGGCGACCAGTTGCAGGATTTGCTGGAAAGTTTGCCGGGAGGCTCGGTGGAAAAAATAGAATTGATGATGAATCCACCTCCCGAATATGCAACCGAACAAGGCGGCGTCATTAATATTGTTACTAAAAAAGGCAAAATAGGCTGGATAGGAAGGATCACTCTTGCCGGCGGCACAAGGGGAGAGGGTAACCTTTCAGCCAACGTTTCGTACCGCAGTAAAAAGCTTGCCTTTACCGCCGTTGCCGGTACTGCTGCCAGCCAGGTGAAAGGCAACAGTTATTCGCGCCGTGAAAACATTTATGCCGACTCTTCCAACTACCTGAATACCGATGCAGGTTTTACGAATAAGAACCTGCGTCCCAATCTTCGCCTGCAACTGGATTATGAATTCGATAAACACCATTCCTTTTCCGGTGTTTACCAGGGTAACCTGAATAGCTTCGATAATAACAGCCTTACAACATATGCCAATAAGAACAGGTTCCTGGATACTACAAGGCTAAGTACCCGGAACAGTGCTACGGATGGACTGGGATATAATAATTCTGTTACAGTTACCTATCAGTACAAAGGTGATAACCCTGCTGAAAAATTAAGGGTGATCATAGGAACCAACCTGAACAGGAACGACAATAACAGGAACTATTTCCAGCGCTTTTATTTTAACGACTTCACGCCCAATGGCAATGATTCAATGCAGGAGCAGCATACGCTCAATAACAGTGATAATTACAATATCCGTATCGATTACAACCGCCCTGTATTCAACCAGGGTTCAGCCATCACAACCGGCGCCACTTATAGCAGCGCCCAAACGCATAATGTGCTGGAGACCGAATTTCTCCGCCAGTCCGATGGTACAATGGTGCCCAATGATGGTTTGAGTAACGACTTTTATTTTCACCAGAAGATTTTTACAGTACGTGCCGGTTTTACGATAGCATTGCCGGCGAAATGGAAGATCATCAGTGGTGTTCAGGCAGAACAAACCAGCCTTGATTTCAATTTCATAGAAGGCAACACACCTGCCGTGAGTAATAGTTACTGGAAACTGATGCCGAATTTTACCGTGCGTAAAGAGTTTGATAAAACCCTGAATACCTCATTGGTTTATCGTGCAGCTATCCGAAGACCGGGCATAGGACAGTTGAACCCCAGTATCGATTATAGCGATCCTTATAATATCCGCTTTGGTAATCCCTATCTGGATGCTTCTATCGCCGATAATTTCGACTGGAATATCAGCTATATCAAAGGTAAATACTACATCAACGGTTCGGCAGGATTTAACAATATCAAAGACGTGTTTAACTCCATCCGTACCCTTGTGGGCGATGGTAAGACCCAGACAACTTACCGTAACATCAGCAACCGTAAAGAGTACGAAGCCAGCGTATGGGGAGGGTATACCATCAGCAAGCAATTGCGTATAAATACCAGCGTTGGCTATACTTACAATGTTTATGATCAGATGGGGAAGGAGTTGTATAAATACCGCGACGGAGGCTCTTTTTATTCAACGCTGAATTATAACTATACTCCCACAAGCCTGCTGCGTTTCGAAGGCAATGCCCGCTTTAACAGCTTTGCCGATCCGCAGGGCAGGGCAAGAAGCAATGTATCGCTTAACCTGGGCGTACAACGTAAATTCTTTGATAAAAGGCTGATCATGCAGTTGAATGTGATAGATCCGTTTGCTTCGCAGAAATATACCACATTTACCTATGGGCCAAACTTCTTCCTCGAAAGCTTTAGAGCTTCACGCACACGGAATTTCAAACTTACCGTCACCTACCAGCTGAATAAGATGGTACAACGGAAGATCAGCGATAAAGAAATGAAAGCAGCGGTTGACCGTGTAAGGCAAAAAAGCTAG